The following proteins are encoded in a genomic region of Papaver somniferum cultivar HN1 unplaced genomic scaffold, ASM357369v1 unplaced-scaffold_10, whole genome shotgun sequence:
- the LOC113326033 gene encoding protein ECERIFERUM 1-like — MFYLGQKYLDGGSHLPLWRTDGIVMTILLHTGPVEFLYYWLHRYLHHHFLYSRYHSHHHSSTATEPITSVIHPFGEHLMYFTLFMIPLLNMVFTGTGSIVAFAAYITYIDFMNNMGHWNFEFVPSSLFKTFPFLKCIFYTASYHSLHHTQFRTNYALFMPMYDYIYGTMDKSSDDLYETSLKRTEESPDVVHLTHPTTPDSIYHLRLGFASLASKPYMREANNKHYFIIKWILWPLTFLWSVLFQRMLSHTFVLERNIFDDHHVTKKLLQVQTWAIPRYSYQYKRLTRQRGTINSLIEKAILDADKAGAEVISLGLLNQGEEMNRNGEVYIQKHPNLKIKIVDGSSLAAAIVLNSITNLTAQQKLVVMMRGRLTKVACHIALALCRKGVQVVVKLQSTDDFEKLRSRFFSTSSASQASSLAVNNLIPFTKYNNAHGNHQVWLVDDEFSSEEHMSAPKETIFIPYSQIPPWSNFKKNPIGAANILRKDCVYYSTPPMMIPSSLENVHSCENWLPRRVMSAWRVAGMLHALEDWEGHERGNWFIKEEDNMIDKVWAASLRHGFRPYYLLVPCTSTVIAA, encoded by the exons ATGTTTTATCTGGGACAAAAATATCTCGACGGCGGTTCACACCTTCCCTTGTGGAGAACTGATGGTATTGTCATGACCATTCTACTTCATACCGGTCCTGTGGAGTTCCTCTACTattggcttcacagatatctGCATCACCATTTTCTCTACTCTCGCTACCATTCACACCATCATTCCTCCACTGCCACTGAACCCATTACTT CTGTGATACATCCATTTGGGGAGCACCTTATGTATTTCACACTGTTTATGATACCATTGTTAAATATGGTTTTCACCGGGACTGGATCGATAGTAGCTTTCGCTGCGTATATCACTTATATTGATTTCATGAACAACATGGGTCACTGGAACTTCGAATTTGTACCGTCTTCTCTCTTCAAAACATTTCCATTCCTCAAGTGCATCTTCTACACGGCATC GTATCATTCACTTCATCACACCCAATTCAGAACAAACTATGCACTGTTCATGCCAATGTACGATTACATATACGGTACAATGGACAAGTCCAGTGACGATCTTTACGAAACCTCGCTGAAAAGGACGGAAGAATCACCGGATGTCGTTCATCTAACTCATCCAACAACACCGGATTCCATCTACCAtttacggctaggatttgcatccttAGCCTCAAAACCATATATGAGAGAAGCTAACAACAAACACTATTTCATCATCAAATGGATTCTATGGCCATTGACATTTTTGTGGAGCGTATTGTTTCAAAGGATGTTGAGTCACACATTTGTACTCGAAAGAAACATTTTTGATGATCACCATGTGACCAAGAAGCTACTCCAAGTACAGACATGGGCAATACCTAGATATTCTTATCAA TACAAAAGGTTGACAAGGCAAAGAGGAACAATAAATAGTTTGATCGAGAAGGCCATACTTGATGCTGATAAAGCTGGTGCCGAAGTGATAAGCTTAGGCCTCTTAAATCAG GGAGAAGAAATGAACAGAAATGGTGAAGTTTATATACAAAAGCATCCAAACTTGAAGATTAAGATTGTGGATGGGAGTAGCTTAGCTGCAGCAATCGTGCTTAACAGCATCACTAATCTTACCGCGCAGCAGAAACTAGTTGTTATGATGAGAGGGAGACTGACAAAGGTGGCTTGTCATATTGCCTTGGCTTTGTGCCGAAAAGGAGTTCAAGTTGTAGTTAAGTTACAGAGTACAGACGATTTTGAGAAACTTAGGTCACGGTTTTTCAGCACCTCGTCAGCATCACAGGCGTCGTCATTGGCAGTAAATAATTTGATTCCTTTCACAAAGTATAACAATGCTCATGGCAACCATCAG GTGTGGTTAGTTGACGATGAATTTAGTAGCGAGGAGCACATGAGTGCACCAAAAGAAACCATCTTCATACCATATTCACAGATTCCTCCTTGGTCTAATTTTAAGAAGAATCCGATAGGGGCTGCTAATATTCTTCGCAAGGATTGTGTTTACTATAGTACACCACCCATGATGATCCCTTCATCTCTCGAAAATGTGCACTCTTGTGAG AACTGGTTGCCAAGAAGGGTAATGAGTGCATGGAGAGTCGCGGGAATGTTGCACGCACTGGAGGATTGGGAAGGACATGAACGCGGGAATTGGTTTATCAAGGAGGAGGACAACATGATCGATAAAGTCTGGGCCGCTAGTTTGCGCCATGGTTTCCGCCCTTATTATTTACTTGTTCCCTGCACCAGCACTGTCATTGCTGCTTAA